One part of the Sulfolobus tengchongensis genome encodes these proteins:
- a CDS encoding ABC transporter ATP-binding protein — MLLEVRNLKVYFYTKRGVVKAVDGVNLYLDKGEIVGLAGESGSGKSTIGYAIMRLIPFPGKIEGGEILFKGENILKLDEESFRKNYRWKKIAMIFQGSMSGFTPVFKIRDQITEVLRIHDWNGDYDERIKELFKMVNMDPSLADKYPHELSGGQKQRAFIAMALSLNPDVLIADEPTTALDVMVQENILNLLKKLRKELNLSIIFITHDLALLSEISDRDYILYAGKVMENGPSEVIFKKPRHPYTMLLVESIATLDKDVIKGIPGSMPDLSNPPVGCRFNTRCPFAKDICFKEEPKLKTFSDGDEVGCWLY; from the coding sequence ATGTTGCTAGAAGTAAGGAATTTGAAAGTATATTTCTATACAAAAAGAGGTGTTGTTAAAGCTGTAGACGGAGTTAACTTATATTTAGACAAAGGTGAAATAGTGGGTCTAGCTGGCGAGAGTGGTTCTGGAAAAAGTACTATAGGTTACGCAATAATGAGGCTGATTCCTTTTCCAGGCAAAATTGAAGGAGGAGAGATATTATTTAAGGGGGAGAATATTCTAAAACTTGATGAAGAATCTTTTAGGAAGAATTATAGATGGAAGAAAATAGCAATGATATTTCAAGGGTCAATGTCCGGATTTACACCAGTATTTAAGATAAGGGATCAGATAACCGAAGTTTTACGTATACATGATTGGAATGGCGATTATGATGAAAGGATTAAAGAACTATTTAAGATGGTCAATATGGATCCTTCATTAGCTGATAAGTATCCTCATGAACTATCTGGAGGACAGAAGCAAAGAGCCTTCATAGCAATGGCGTTATCTTTAAACCCAGATGTTTTAATAGCGGATGAACCTACGACTGCTCTAGATGTTATGGTGCAAGAAAACATCCTTAACTTACTGAAAAAACTCAGAAAAGAATTAAACTTATCTATAATTTTCATAACACATGATTTGGCATTATTATCTGAAATTTCAGATCGAGATTACATTCTTTATGCAGGTAAAGTGATGGAGAACGGACCATCTGAGGTAATATTCAAAAAACCTAGGCATCCATATACAATGTTACTGGTTGAGTCTATAGCTACCTTAGATAAGGATGTTATAAAGGGGATTCCAGGCTCAATGCCAGATCTTTCAAATCCTCCGGTAGGATGCAGATTTAATACAAGATGTCCTTTTGCTAAAGATATTTGCTTTAAAGAAGAACCTAAACTAAAAACGTTTTCAGATGGTGATGAGGTTGGCTGTTGGCTTTACTGA
- a CDS encoding XdhC family protein produces the protein MKVVIFASSREAEMEEPVFCDRNTVKVDASKCVGKGINVAPYIARYLKDLGFNVIIVDPFAEESNYEADEVIKGTTFQIPDEIVRDNYVIVATRHVYDTWAIMKSILGGAKEIAVIMSLKRAEVILKRLIQAGIDKEKLKKLRLPAGLDIGAKSEKEIALSIVAEVLAVMRKGTGYPLRDVKGFDKLLEGI, from the coding sequence ATGAAAGTTGTTATTTTTGCGTCAAGTAGAGAAGCGGAAATGGAAGAACCAGTATTTTGTGATAGAAATACAGTGAAAGTTGACGCTAGTAAATGTGTTGGTAAGGGAATTAATGTAGCCCCATATATCGCTAGATATCTAAAGGATTTGGGCTTTAACGTCATAATAGTTGATCCCTTTGCTGAGGAAAGTAATTATGAGGCTGATGAGGTAATAAAGGGGACAACATTTCAAATTCCAGATGAGATAGTAAGGGATAATTATGTAATTGTCGCAACTAGGCATGTTTATGATACATGGGCTATTATGAAATCCATATTAGGTGGAGCTAAGGAGATTGCAGTAATAATGAGCTTAAAGAGAGCAGAGGTCATATTAAAGCGTCTAATCCAAGCCGGTATTGATAAGGAAAAGTTAAAGAAATTAAGACTTCCTGCAGGATTAGATATTGGGGCAAAAAGTGAAAAAGAGATAGCGTTGTCAATAGTAGCTGAAGTTCTTGCTGTTATGAGGAAAGGTACCGGTTATCCTTTAAGGGATGTTAAAGGATTTGACAAGCTTTTAGAGGGAATTTAG
- a CDS encoding PIG-L family deacetylase, with translation MKVLVISPHPDDETLCCGGTIINLKKKGYEVRIIIVTDGRYGAPKDELKGTKELIEIRRKEALRAVKKLGVDDIIFLDFEDSKVNEKNTEIENSIRAILRDYKPDITFSPIPLDNHPDHAGLGKIMLKLAPSSYFYLIWMPEKLRLEGWDEIKFDIREYRQLKIEAIMEYKSQLGGFSEEFLKRLTGEYEIFYKRII, from the coding sequence ATGAAAGTTTTGGTGATATCGCCACACCCAGATGACGAGACCTTATGCTGTGGAGGTACAATAATTAACTTAAAGAAGAAGGGATATGAAGTTAGAATTATTATTGTAACTGATGGAAGATATGGAGCACCAAAAGATGAATTAAAAGGAACTAAGGAGTTAATAGAAATCAGACGTAAAGAGGCTTTAAGAGCTGTTAAAAAATTAGGAGTTGATGATATTATTTTCCTGGATTTTGAAGATAGTAAAGTTAATGAGAAAAATACAGAAATAGAAAACTCTATACGTGCTATCCTAAGAGACTACAAACCAGATATAACATTCTCTCCAATTCCGCTTGATAATCATCCAGATCACGCTGGTCTAGGCAAAATAATGCTCAAACTCGCACCCTCGTCATATTTCTACCTAATTTGGATGCCGGAAAAGTTAAGGCTAGAAGGATGGGACGAGATAAAATTTGATATTAGAGAATATAGGCAGTTAAAAATTGAAGCTATTATGGAGTATAAGAGTCAACTAGGAGGTTTTTCTGAAGAATTCCTTAAGAGGCTTACCGGAGAATACGAGATCTTTTATAAACGTATCATTTAA
- a CDS encoding glycosyltransferase, translating to MNISVVIPAYNEANRIGKTLNRLIQTLPRAEILVIFDGNDSTPHVVRNFPVKFYQSRERLGKGGALKKGIYESNFQKVLLLDADFPVTEKDLELLLNTDADLVVPKRKIIGMPFKRRFLHNAFILLTKMFFPSLASFSDFQSGVKIINREKALRVANELIINDLLFDVNLIYAFKRHKYSIKEIEISYIHDESDSKISKKLLKVILLMFFSLIKLRVYYSPFRKILYTKTYLKLQDYILRKLR from the coding sequence ATGAATATTTCAGTTGTAATTCCAGCATATAATGAGGCTAACAGGATTGGCAAAACCTTAAATAGATTGATTCAGACACTCCCAAGAGCGGAAATATTAGTTATATTTGATGGTAATGATAGCACACCGCATGTGGTTAGGAACTTTCCAGTTAAGTTTTATCAGAGCAGAGAGAGGCTAGGCAAAGGGGGTGCATTAAAAAAGGGAATTTATGAAAGCAACTTTCAAAAAGTTCTTTTACTTGATGCTGATTTTCCAGTAACTGAAAAGGACTTAGAGCTCTTATTAAATACTGATGCAGATTTAGTAGTACCCAAAAGAAAAATTATAGGGATGCCATTCAAGAGAAGATTCTTACATAATGCTTTTATACTCTTAACTAAGATGTTCTTTCCCTCATTAGCTAGTTTCTCCGACTTTCAGTCTGGAGTTAAGATAATCAATAGAGAAAAAGCCCTAAGAGTTGCAAATGAACTAATAATTAACGACCTCTTATTTGACGTTAACTTAATTTACGCTTTTAAAAGACATAAATATAGTATAAAGGAAATCGAAATCAGTTACATTCATGATGAAAGTGATAGTAAAATATCTAAAAAGCTTCTAAAAGTCATTTTATTGATGTTTTTCTCATTAATAAAACTTAGAGTCTACTACTCTCCATTTAGAAAAATTCTATACACTAAAACTTATCTAAAATTACAAGATTATATCTTAAGAAAGCTTAGATAG
- a CDS encoding SPFH domain-containing protein, producing the protein MSMTIRGQVVSTEKEDGSSFMSADTIIFKYPKEAITSKSLIIVQPTERAIVVIQGQIVADLPPGSHNIQTPGNPVSAFLSKFRYNTLPYDTVVYFVSTTRHEVRVSGISQTDDLVPLEYETAVYFRVQNPSALVTSVQFSSLYFKDADLVHYISPIVDQEVSSILNRVSLTDVFKKFSDVSTAVTGALKQFLSEIGIDLISVRITRLLPQDPELRRIIQLRDLGIPLSDAVRMGLARILAENQNPASVNMAIGVPYYPNLSTIVNLPDGLIRVSMGRRGQQSSGGGQQ; encoded by the coding sequence ATGTCTATGACAATTAGAGGACAAGTTGTCTCAACAGAAAAGGAAGATGGATCAAGTTTTATGAGTGCTGATACAATAATTTTTAAGTATCCTAAAGAAGCTATAACTTCAAAATCATTGATTATAGTACAACCAACTGAAAGGGCAATTGTAGTAATTCAAGGTCAAATTGTAGCTGACTTACCACCTGGGAGTCACAATATTCAAACTCCAGGTAATCCAGTCTCAGCTTTCTTATCTAAGTTTAGATATAATACTTTACCATATGATACAGTAGTTTATTTTGTATCTACAACTAGACACGAGGTTAGAGTGAGTGGAATAAGCCAGACAGATGATTTAGTTCCTCTAGAATATGAGACTGCAGTGTATTTCAGAGTTCAAAATCCATCAGCATTAGTAACCAGTGTTCAGTTTAGTTCACTCTACTTTAAGGATGCTGATTTAGTACATTATATCTCCCCAATAGTAGATCAAGAAGTTAGCTCAATTTTAAATAGGGTATCATTAACAGACGTATTTAAGAAATTCTCTGATGTTTCCACAGCTGTTACTGGAGCTTTAAAACAATTTTTGAGCGAGATAGGTATCGATTTAATATCGGTGAGAATAACTAGACTATTACCTCAAGACCCAGAGTTAAGAAGAATAATACAGCTTAGAGATTTGGGTATACCACTATCTGATGCTGTAAGAATGGGATTAGCTAGGATATTAGCAGAAAATCAGAATCCAGCCTCAGTTAATATGGCAATTGGAGTACCCTACTATCCTAATCTCTCCACTATAGTTAACTTACCGGATGGCCTAATAAGAGTAAGTATGGGTAGAAGGGGGCAACAAAGTAGTGGTGGAGGTCAACAGTAG
- a CDS encoding APC family permease, whose translation MDKQNGTKLTFKDLFFISFGGQAPFISLLTFGTVMISEVGTKAPLAMLTATIVVLFNGLVIYFLSKRFKRGGGYYTYAFYSLTSRLGINTGWNYLLYALSYGGTLLTGGAYVLYTVMGKVIPNFWLLQEQWFYTLIISVIAMGIVLAGVQVSAKYAIGASTIEIIIILGLSILFLYYSRWNFYNPIPSYFPTSIIPAVIFGLGIPTGYGSIAPLGGEADSKTIGKVAISVLLFGGLLATFFFYSLAAMDFTGNLVDFLLFKFGVVSIIVISIIALSDGILGGMAYILADSRTLKAMAEDKVMIHLFSRQKVAEAVIGVAFVIVLTIMTYYFGLFYTFSILGAMAGLNNLFVHISANFSLIRTASKRALKHIHEILIGIIAILISASVFLYSLPSFNKYIVYLFFGWIILGFIYAETLEILRESSEE comes from the coding sequence ATGGATAAACAAAATGGAACAAAACTTACCTTTAAAGATCTTTTCTTCATTTCGTTTGGTGGCCAAGCACCATTCATTTCTTTGTTAACATTTGGAACTGTGATGATATCCGAAGTAGGGACTAAAGCTCCTTTGGCAATGTTGACGGCTACTATTGTAGTACTATTTAATGGTTTGGTTATATATTTTCTATCTAAAAGGTTCAAAAGGGGAGGTGGATATTATACATATGCATTTTACTCATTGACGTCTAGGCTAGGGATAAATACTGGGTGGAATTATTTGTTGTATGCATTATCGTATGGAGGTACACTACTAACTGGTGGAGCTTATGTATTGTATACAGTCATGGGAAAAGTTATCCCTAACTTTTGGTTACTTCAAGAACAATGGTTTTACACTCTTATAATTTCAGTAATCGCAATGGGAATAGTATTAGCTGGGGTTCAAGTCTCAGCAAAGTACGCAATAGGTGCCTCAACAATTGAGATAATTATCATATTAGGTTTATCTATACTTTTTCTTTACTATTCTAGATGGAATTTTTACAATCCAATTCCCTCTTACTTCCCTACAAGTATAATTCCCGCTGTAATATTTGGATTAGGTATACCTACTGGTTATGGCTCAATAGCTCCATTAGGTGGAGAAGCTGATTCTAAAACCATAGGTAAAGTTGCGATAAGTGTTTTGCTATTTGGAGGATTACTGGCAACTTTCTTCTTTTATTCTTTAGCAGCAATGGACTTCACTGGGAATTTGGTAGACTTTCTTCTGTTTAAATTTGGAGTAGTAAGTATAATAGTAATATCAATAATAGCACTAAGTGATGGCATATTAGGAGGAATGGCTTACATTTTAGCTGATTCCAGAACGTTAAAGGCAATGGCTGAGGATAAGGTGATGATACATCTGTTTTCTAGGCAAAAAGTGGCTGAGGCTGTTATAGGAGTAGCTTTCGTAATTGTATTAACTATTATGACTTATTATTTTGGTTTATTCTATACATTTTCAATTCTAGGAGCAATGGCTGGATTAAATAACTTATTTGTTCATATTTCAGCTAACTTCTCTTTAATAAGGACAGCATCTAAGAGAGCTTTAAAACATATACATGAGATATTAATAGGAATTATTGCAATACTGATAAGTGCATCAGTGTTCCTATACTCTTTGCCCAGTTTCAACAAATATATTGTTTATTTATTCTTTGGTTGGATAATTTTGGGATTCATATATGCCGAAACTTTAGAAATTCTCAGAGAATCTTCGGAAGAATAA
- a CDS encoding DUF973 family protein translates to MDQQVYNGLAKVREGLLFGIIIALLAFIGLVGLFASVILGVVILLLSFLLGILALMRLYTGFSTLQPYVPNMNLGKIGSILLIIPFLDIIGIIFVGIAIYSIGDKFNEANIKIGGILGAIPIGIIAFIGYILAYVGLGNLLNRQIPLPSQFQQPIQQYQGILRGNVANITLPYNSQVIILRAVLEEFNLQAINIQPTLLNPGDNYLTITFPMLPSNLLPGSIYRIRIELNNGQVIYVNVTYQA, encoded by the coding sequence ATGGATCAGCAAGTATATAACGGCTTAGCTAAAGTAAGAGAAGGTTTACTATTTGGAATAATAATAGCTTTGCTCGCATTTATAGGTTTAGTAGGACTATTCGCCTCCGTGATTTTAGGAGTAGTTATCCTTTTACTATCGTTTTTACTTGGCATACTAGCTTTGATGCGACTTTATACCGGTTTCTCGACACTACAACCATATGTACCAAATATGAACTTAGGAAAGATAGGCTCGATATTATTAATAATTCCTTTCCTTGATATTATTGGGATTATATTTGTTGGTATAGCAATCTACTCTATAGGGGATAAATTCAATGAAGCGAATATCAAAATAGGCGGAATACTAGGAGCAATCCCCATAGGTATAATAGCGTTTATAGGCTACATATTGGCATATGTTGGACTAGGAAATTTATTAAATAGACAAATACCATTGCCATCACAATTTCAACAACCAATTCAGCAATATCAAGGTATCTTAAGAGGAAATGTAGCTAATATTACATTACCCTATAACAGCCAAGTGATAATATTGAGAGCGGTACTTGAAGAATTTAACTTACAAGCAATAAATATACAACCTACGCTACTAAACCCTGGTGATAACTACTTAACTATAACCTTTCCAATGTTACCATCCAATTTATTGCCAGGGTCTATATATAGAATAAGAATTGAGCTGAACAATGGTCAAGTGATTTATGTTAATGTAACATATCAAGCTTAA
- a CDS encoding ABC transporter permease produces MSKRDIGFSSYLKDFLHNKIGLAGLIILVVLLIFTGIALSVPSHVYASWNNPAAWSEYPEHVPPAWLSIFYPNKYFTTVKLSPTNVSLYSPAKNLYISSITFEFNWSKTLPAYNVYFIISTNASPIEEVLYWTKPDGNTLQINIPSEEFNVPFDLTSIRNNILSYISSITGKTPNIVNSTVLSSALFNSPKSNLTLTEEGKYIVKVEIVSSKQINVSKANILLLGNSYGLMGTDYFGRPLDLGVLLGLPNALEIGALTSLVSVVVGIIVGGISGYLGGNKDSLIQWVTLVFLALPALPFLVAVSFVTQPSLELEALLIAFLSWPFYAIIARSMALSIKSNSYVEADKLLGIPSYRVFFTHFMPRLIPITVAYMALGVPAGILLAQTLAFLGIAPANIVTWGGILDAAETYQAQVNGWWWWVVFPGAMIVIVAIPFVLIGFAVERITLGER; encoded by the coding sequence ATGAGTAAAAGAGATATTGGCTTTTCTTCTTATTTAAAAGATTTTTTACACAATAAAATTGGATTAGCAGGTTTAATAATTCTTGTTGTCTTGCTCATATTCACTGGGATTGCTTTATCAGTTCCCTCACATGTATACGCCTCATGGAATAACCCTGCAGCATGGAGTGAGTACCCTGAACATGTTCCTCCTGCATGGTTATCTATTTTTTATCCTAACAAATATTTTACTACAGTAAAACTTTCACCTACAAATGTCTCTTTGTATTCACCAGCTAAGAATCTTTATATTTCTTCAATTACATTTGAATTTAACTGGTCAAAAACGTTACCTGCATACAACGTGTACTTCATTATATCAACTAATGCTAGTCCTATAGAGGAAGTATTATATTGGACTAAGCCCGATGGGAATACCTTACAAATAAACATACCAAGTGAGGAGTTTAATGTGCCATTTGATTTAACTAGTATTAGAAATAATATCTTGAGCTACATATCCTCGATAACTGGTAAGACTCCTAATATAGTAAATAGCACTGTCCTTTCGTCTGCATTGTTTAACTCACCTAAGTCTAATTTAACTTTGACGGAAGAAGGAAAATATATAGTTAAAGTAGAAATAGTATCCTCTAAACAAATTAATGTGTCTAAAGCAAATATATTATTACTGGGGAATTCCTATGGTTTAATGGGTACTGATTATTTTGGAAGACCATTAGATTTAGGAGTTCTTTTAGGTTTACCAAATGCATTAGAGATAGGTGCTTTAACTTCATTAGTATCGGTAGTTGTGGGGATAATTGTTGGGGGGATATCTGGTTATCTAGGCGGAAATAAGGACTCATTGATTCAATGGGTTACTTTAGTTTTTTTGGCTTTGCCAGCTCTCCCATTTTTAGTTGCAGTTTCCTTTGTAACACAACCAAGCCTTGAATTAGAAGCGTTATTAATAGCATTTTTGTCATGGCCATTTTATGCCATAATAGCTAGATCTATGGCATTATCAATTAAGTCTAATAGTTATGTTGAAGCTGATAAGTTATTAGGAATACCGTCATATAGAGTTTTCTTTACTCATTTTATGCCGAGGCTAATACCGATTACCGTTGCATATATGGCACTAGGTGTACCTGCGGGAATTCTTCTCGCGCAGACGCTAGCGTTTTTAGGGATCGCTCCTGCAAATATAGTAACTTGGGGCGGAATCTTAGATGCAGCTGAAACTTATCAAGCTCAAGTTAATGGCTGGTGGTGGTGGGTAGTGTTTCCGGGAGCTATGATCGTAATAGTCGCAATTCCATTTGTGTTAATAGGATTTGCAGTAGAAAGAATTACATTAGGTGAGAGGTAA
- a CDS encoding glycosyltransferase has product MRILAVVDFGLNEKTGGYKRNLEIMKRLPKKAKVDIIPSIRNVRLVSYRKELVSLLKSLNSTPSYILDLLENTNTVEEFENGLKRDRYDVAMVYSNSSENIELARKITSAPVGVQLQLEPFYKNLTTLFRIKFRGITGRAIVNFKEAVKRSKEEEEKWKKLIREGTLNFATSVSKTPLTNSGLDEMIPSFVTKPGNAFDTQLLKFREEEKDGDYAVYFTRLMPEKGLFEVPLIWKKLKRDIKLYVMGSFLDENDMVDFQLLIKRLNVNIEYIGFKEGEELYRSVAKAMFTIYPSHYDSFSLVILESLALGTPVFAYDTPAIKEIYNNIRGVYLAKEDDIKGLAELISNHAFQKKTYVPVPEFYSSWERVTDAEFEDIKKGIAIA; this is encoded by the coding sequence ATGAGAATTTTAGCAGTTGTCGACTTTGGGCTTAATGAAAAAACTGGTGGTTATAAGAGAAACCTCGAGATAATGAAGAGACTTCCGAAGAAGGCAAAAGTAGATATAATACCTTCGATAAGAAACGTGAGATTGGTCTCTTACAGAAAAGAATTGGTATCATTATTAAAGAGCTTGAACTCTACTCCATCCTATATTCTAGATTTGTTAGAAAATACAAATACAGTAGAAGAATTTGAAAATGGATTAAAGAGAGATAGATATGACGTAGCAATGGTCTATAGCAATTCGTCTGAAAATATTGAATTAGCCAGAAAGATCACATCTGCACCAGTTGGGGTCCAATTACAACTTGAACCGTTTTACAAAAACTTAACTACTCTGTTTAGAATAAAGTTCAGAGGAATAACTGGAAGAGCTATCGTAAACTTTAAAGAAGCCGTTAAACGTTCCAAGGAAGAGGAAGAAAAGTGGAAAAAGTTAATCAGAGAAGGTACTTTAAATTTTGCAACATCAGTGAGTAAAACGCCATTAACGAATTCTGGACTGGATGAGATGATACCTAGTTTCGTAACAAAACCCGGTAATGCCTTTGATACACAACTATTGAAGTTTAGAGAAGAGGAAAAGGACGGAGATTATGCAGTGTATTTTACTAGACTGATGCCAGAGAAGGGATTATTTGAAGTTCCATTGATATGGAAAAAGTTGAAAAGAGATATTAAACTTTACGTGATGGGAAGCTTTTTAGATGAAAACGACATGGTGGACTTTCAACTTCTAATTAAAAGATTAAATGTTAATATTGAATATATAGGTTTTAAGGAGGGAGAGGAATTATATAGGTCTGTAGCAAAAGCTATGTTTACCATATATCCCTCTCATTACGATAGTTTTTCCCTTGTAATTTTAGAATCACTTGCTCTCGGAACTCCAGTATTTGCTTACGATACGCCTGCTATAAAGGAAATTTACAATAATATAAGGGGTGTTTACTTAGCTAAAGAAGATGATATCAAAGGTTTAGCTGAATTAATATCCAATCATGCCTTTCAGAAGAAAACCTATGTCCCCGTACCAGAATTTTACTCATCATGGGAGAGAGTTACAGATGCCGAATTTGAAGATATTAAAAAAGGGATAGCGATAGCATAG
- a CDS encoding MFS transporter — MRKSILIGWFGTFLQLLLRLSWGVISLPITILMHLNSVQVGFVATAFYIGYVISSVPWGLIIDKIGPSKAIAFASYPLIILNLILFFLFSNYVILVMVYLLEGLITAAIFPSAMKIVAVTYTSRSTYYVALVESAGPITIIFLGLIASILLDFWRFLYLMMAISFGVIGILSLRTRINVQSTEIKKSFKIVLDKKITIATLIRLGELWATWGTTTWIFSMLVLYRHILPSLSALFLFLFGIGQLVGILNVEKLVKRLGEEKVILLNLLGFILTTLLIIESNNLVILPEAFILGVFSFSYRPPTDSLIMRLAGQSKAGTSIGYANAVSQIGTMIAPSFVGAVLYFTHSFFFSMLSLDLGCLISILSLLTLRAKETA; from the coding sequence GTGCGAAAGAGTATCCTAATAGGCTGGTTTGGAACTTTCTTACAACTGCTATTAAGATTAAGTTGGGGAGTTATTTCCCTACCGATTACCATTCTAATGCACCTTAATTCAGTTCAAGTCGGATTTGTAGCTACAGCATTCTATATAGGTTACGTTATATCATCTGTACCATGGGGTTTAATTATAGATAAAATTGGTCCAAGTAAGGCAATCGCATTTGCCTCATATCCTTTAATAATACTAAATTTGATCCTATTTTTTCTCTTTTCTAATTACGTTATTCTAGTAATGGTGTATTTACTTGAGGGTTTAATAACAGCAGCGATCTTTCCCTCTGCTATGAAAATTGTCGCTGTAACATATACCTCTAGGTCCACATATTACGTAGCATTAGTAGAGAGTGCGGGTCCAATTACTATCATATTTTTAGGATTAATAGCTAGTATACTTCTTGATTTTTGGAGATTTCTTTATCTCATGATGGCAATAAGCTTCGGAGTTATAGGTATTTTAAGTTTAAGGACAAGGATTAATGTCCAATCAACTGAAATTAAAAAATCATTCAAAATTGTTCTTGATAAGAAAATAACTATAGCCACTTTAATTAGACTAGGAGAGTTATGGGCTACTTGGGGGACTACAACTTGGATTTTCTCCATGTTAGTGCTCTATAGGCATATACTCCCTTCCCTCTCAGCTTTATTTTTATTTTTATTTGGAATAGGTCAATTGGTAGGTATATTAAATGTTGAGAAGTTAGTAAAAAGGTTAGGAGAGGAGAAAGTAATCTTACTTAATCTATTAGGATTCATTTTAACCACATTACTAATAATTGAGTCCAATAATCTCGTAATCTTGCCAGAGGCGTTTATACTGGGGGTTTTCTCATTTTCATATAGGCCACCTACTGATTCGCTAATTATGAGACTAGCAGGACAATCAAAGGCTGGTACTTCAATTGGTTACGCTAACGCAGTATCTCAAATAGGTACGATGATAGCTCCAAGTTTTGTGGGAGCTGTTCTTTATTTTACGCATAGTTTCTTCTTCTCAATGCTATCATTAGATTTAGGATGTTTAATATCGATTTTATCACTTCTAACTCTTCGAGCTAAAGAGACAGCTTAA
- a CDS encoding ABC transporter ATP-binding protein yields the protein MVMRLAVGFTDDYIIKVNNLKVYFTKGNSLFGKKNVTKALDGVTLTIKNREIMGIVGESGSGKTTLGRVTIGLQKPTEGDVYLKVGQEEINVSKAKLKTISKYVQMIYQDPYSSIDPIMRVYDVLAMPLKYRKEREIEKRIEDAMRLVDLPIELLENRVYQLSGGQRQRLSIARAVIVDPKYIVADEPTTMLDASLKGEILKIIKDAREAKGISFMLITHELPIAKIISDRITVMYLGKIVELGKSSDVIKKPLHPYTQGLIDAYPRIDPSLKDKLKEIKIKVDVIRPNKGCVFHPRCPFAMAKCKEEEPQLKEVYQDHYVACWLY from the coding sequence ATGGTGATGAGGTTGGCTGTTGGCTTTACTGATGATTATATAATTAAAGTAAATAACTTGAAAGTGTATTTTACTAAAGGTAATTCTTTATTTGGAAAGAAAAACGTAACAAAGGCGTTAGATGGAGTAACGTTAACGATAAAGAATAGAGAAATCATGGGCATAGTAGGGGAAAGTGGTTCAGGCAAGACTACCTTAGGTAGAGTTACAATTGGTCTTCAAAAGCCTACTGAAGGTGATGTTTACCTTAAGGTTGGACAAGAAGAAATTAACGTAAGTAAAGCTAAGTTAAAGACTATTAGCAAATATGTGCAGATGATCTATCAAGATCCTTACTCATCTATAGACCCTATTATGAGAGTTTATGACGTTTTAGCAATGCCTCTGAAATATAGAAAAGAGAGGGAAATTGAAAAGAGAATTGAAGATGCTATGAGGCTAGTCGATCTCCCAATTGAGTTACTAGAAAATAGGGTTTATCAGCTATCTGGAGGTCAGAGACAGAGACTGAGCATAGCGCGTGCAGTAATAGTTGATCCAAAATACATAGTTGCTGATGAACCTACAACAATGCTAGATGCGTCACTAAAAGGTGAAATCTTAAAGATAATAAAAGATGCTAGGGAGGCTAAGGGAATCTCATTTATGCTTATTACTCATGAACTACCAATTGCTAAAATAATTTCCGATAGAATAACCGTGATGTATCTAGGGAAGATAGTAGAATTAGGTAAATCTAGCGACGTTATTAAAAAACCGCTTCATCCGTATACTCAAGGTTTAATTGATGCTTATCCTAGGATCGATCCTTCATTAAAAGATAAATTGAAGGAAATTAAGATTAAGGTTGATGTAATAAGACCAAATAAAGGCTGTGTATTTCATCCTAGATGTCCTTTCGCTATGGCTAAATGCAAAGAGGAAGAACCACAACTAAAAGAAGTTTATCAAGATCACTATGTAGCTTGCTGGCTTTATTAA